The following DNA comes from Candidatus Margulisiibacteriota bacterium.
CGACGCTCTTCCGATCTGCTGATTAACATAGAAAGAATAACTCCCAGCATTAGCAGAAACAGAAGCACTTATGGAAAGGATGCCCTCATTTGAAGAAACAGCACTTTTTGCTCCAAAGGTCGCTGTTCTAGAAAGAGTGTAGTTAGATACCTGCAATGAAACTAAATCTGCAGATATGCTACCCCAAGTGCTTTCTTTTGCTTGAGCTTTGTCTCTTTTTTGCGTTAGGTTTGTTACTTGTTGCCTCTTAATAGCCATCAAGCTATTAATGATGCTCTCAGTATCTAAACCAGAAGACATTCCACTAATATTTGCCAAAATATACCCCCTACGACTTTCTCGCTTCTTAATTTAATAATAGTCTAACAAGCCACCACGTCAATAGCAACTAAGCTTTTACAATGGAGATAAACTATGCCTGATTATCTATAATAATTCCTTCAGCCATATCCTTTATCATCACTGCTACTTTCACCAAATCTTCTGGAGGTATTTCCTTAATAACGTTGCCAGTTATTTTATCCACGATCTTGGCAATCGTTCTATTAATACGTTCGTCATACCTCATGTTAACACTAAAGCTCATGTCTTTAGTCTTTTCCTTAATCTGCTGCATTGCCTTGTCTATCTGTTCTTGTGACGCCTTTATTTGATTATCAATATCTATAGGATCCACACCTTTAGCGATATCCACATTCTGACTCTTCGTTTCCCCGAAAGAAGCAGGAATAGATAGCACTACAGGAGAAGCAGACTTTGCAGGCTTTGGTGGCATTACAGTTGCTTGGTTGCTTGTTAAAGGCAGATTGTTAACATCCATGTTTACATTCATACAACTCACATCCTTTCAAGGACCGGTGAGAAGGGTGGCACCTACGGCACCACCCAAACCACATCACGTCATCCTTGACCTAATTTATCCAAGCAATTGCAATACTGAAGTTGGAACTTGGTTAGCTTGTGCTAACATCGCAGTACCAGCTTGTACCAAAATCTGATTCTTCATGAAATTCATCATTTCCGCTGCCATATCTACGTCTCTAATACGAGATTCTGAAGCAGTTAAGTTTTCTTTAGTAACACCAAGGTTGTTAATGGTTGTTTCTAAAGTAAACTTCTGGAATGACCCTAACTGTGACCTCTCTGACGATACATCAGTGATAGCTGAGTCGATAATCGCAACAGCTGCTTCTGCATTGTCACTTAAGTTATAAGTCGCATTTGAAATAATTGCATTTAGACCAGAATAAGTTTCTCCTGCTACTGCATTTAATCCTAATTTAGTTGTCTGCATATTCGCAATACCATACTTGATGATATCCGCAGTTGTTGCATCAGGAGTTAAAGAGAACTTAAGGTCTTTTGCCTTAGCATCCAAAGTAAATACACCTTGTTCAGATGCAGTAACGTTTGCTGCTCTTGTTGCATCTAACTTTAGACTTAACCCAGTCCATCCTGTTTGAACAGACGTGAATGTTGCTCCGCCACTTGCGTTTGTAGCCCCTCCAACTAATGATACGACATTTGCATTATACTTTAGTTGACCTACAATATTAGAACCAACTAATGCAGCCGTAGTAGCACTTGCTGTGCCTAATCCTACAGCAGAAATAAACCCTGCTGCTCCAGAACCTGCTGTTGTTATTGTAAAGCCAAAACTAGCACCAACCGCTGTAGTTAATTTTAAAACACCACCTGAACCAACCAAAGAAGCAGTTATTCCTGTAGTGCCTGTTGAACTATTAATAGTAGCTGCAATAGAAGCCATTGTTATGCTTGTGCTAGATGCGATATTAACAGTTGCAGAAACACCTGCTAGGTTTGCAACCGTAAATGCTACAGCACCTTCAATCGACACCGTCGCTGCGCTAGCTGTTGCTGAAGCAACTCCTGCAGTTGCTGCTGAAGTTACTACTACGCTAACGTCTCCTTTTTCAGTAGCGCCTAACAAAGCTACTGCTGCTTTTGTATCTAAGTCATTAGCAGTAAGGGTAATTCCATCATTTCCTGTTGCAAGAGTCCCTACCTTATCAGTGGCTTGTGCGCCACCTGCACTACCATTAAGTAAAAATTTGCCCGCAAACTTAGTTGTTGTGGCAATTCTTTGAATAGACTCAACAGCTTTATCTACCGCTGTTTGGTCCGCTGCAATAGAGCTTGCATCGTTTGCAGCTGTATTTGCTGCGTGAACTGCTAAACCTCTAATACTATTTAACATAGTATTCATTTCTGTTAACGCACCTTCAGCTGTTTGTACCATAGATACTGCATCGCTGGCGTTACTGATTGCTTGTGTTAATCCACCAATTTGTGCTCTTAACTTATTGGAAATAACTAAACCGGCAGGATCGTCTGCCCCTCTATTGATTCTGTACCCTGATGATAGCTTCTCAAGAGAAGATCCCATGCCACTTGAAGAGATACCTAAGTTCCTCCAAGCATTCAATGCTGCTATATTATTATTAATTCTCATATCTTTTCCTCCTTGTTTTTTATCTAACAGAGACATCCTTGTCTCATTTCCCCCTTAGTACAACTACTTCCCCCCTTTCTTAATTTAACGCCATACAATACATAGGTACGCATAGCACCTATGCTTATGTTCGGTAAATAAGAACCTTCCTTTAGTAAAAAACATATTATGTTTTTTGAATGTAATCCCCAGGCCTCATCCGCCGGATATCTATTTGCTGTCTATTAATCAACTTTACATCTCGGCACCTTCTCCTGACAGAGAAGGTTTAAATGTTTTAGTCTTATCAAACCACTCTAACTATCTATCGCAACATCCTCCACTCAATCACAACATAGTCATAAGAGCTCCAGAAAGTTCTTCCTGCGACTCTCATTGTCGTTTCAGCAACTCTATTTGGTCATTCCCGCGCAGGCGGGAATCCACTCATAATTCGTAATCTTGAATTAATACCTTAAAAACAAAAATCAAATACTGGATTCCCGCCTGCGCGGGAATGACTAGAATTGTACGGGAATGACTAAAAAACGGAAGGAGTTAGAACTCAACGATTATAAGCCCCCTTTATCAAAGGGGGAAGAGTAAGCCTTAGGCTTACGAAGGGGGATTAACTAAAATGCGGTTAGAACTCTACAAACCTTGTCTCTATCTTGTATCCATTGCCTAAGATGTCTGAAACAATGCGCTGATAGGTATCCAACTGCTGTTGTTCTTTTTCTTCACCAGTTTTGTAGTCAACAATGAAAACCTTCTTGGCATCATCATCTATCATTAATCTATCCACTCGATACTCCTTAGTACCATCAAATACAACATACTCAGTAAATACACGATATTTGCTAGAAAAAACATCAAGATGGTTGTTAACAAATGCTCTACATTTCTTGCATATTTTATCCATATCTTGGCTTGAAAAATAATCACCATATTTTTGATAAAGAACTTTACATGCCAGTTCATGCTCTAATTGTTCGTTATATTTGATATTAGACAAATACTCGTGAACCATTGAGCCTTCAAATTGTTTCATAATATAAGTTGCCTTAGCAAAAACTATTCTTTTATCAAACTCATGATCGCTGGAATCAAATTTTTTGATTAGCGAAATGCCTGGAACACTCCCTCTAACTCCCTCTCGAGAGGGAGAAAAGATAGTTGTTTCCTCTTGAGAAGAGACTGTACTCTTCTCAAGACAACAGTTTGTTAGTTCACCAATAACTAATGGCTCATCTTCCAAAGAGGAAAGACTCTGCAAATTTCTTCCCTGACTACTGCAAAACTGGTGAAACGCTTCTTTAATTAAAAAATATTGAACATCTTTCTTCGAACCAGATAGCTCCTTTTGTTTAGCTATTTCTTCATATTTTTTACCCACCATACAACTAAAAAACAAATTTTGTTTAGCTCTAGTCAGTGCAACATAAATAGTATTCAGCTCTTCTAAAAATGTTTTTCTGTTTTGTCGCTCAAATAGATACTTCTTGCTCGCATGATTCTCGATTACAATTTTGTCCTCTGGCGCGATAACCACGCCATCTATAACACTATTAAAGTTCTGATTAAAACCTGCATATAGTAAATAATCGTCTTGGGGTGGTTCTTTGGCAGCAAGATTTAACAAATAGAAAACGTTATCAAACTCCATGCCCTTTGATTTGTGAATAGTCATAATCTGGACAGAATCACTCGACTCCAGTCCAACTTGGCGAAAAGATTCGGTCTTCCTTCTTTGCTCAAAATACCGTAGCAAATCGGCAATGCTTTGTTTGTTTGATTGATTAAGCTGAAAGTCTCTGACGGTTTCTAAAAATTTCCTGATATTTTTCTGGTCATGCAACTGAGAAAAGACTTTTCCTGCTTGAAAATATGAAAATATTCTAATAATAATCTGCTCAAGTGGGTCTTTCTTTGGTAAATCCTTCAGAAAACTTACTATCTCCAAGAACGGAGTTAGTTTTGTAACATCTTCTGCCTCAGAATTTGCTTTTAATAATGGAGCAATAGCTTTTAAAGAATACCCCAAATAATCTGATCTGATAAAATCAAAAAGGAAGGACACCTGTCCAGTGACCAGATATTTCAATAAATATAGAACTGGCTTTACTGCCTTATGATCTAAAATAGAAGAGGAGCTATCAAGAACAAAGGGAATGCCTCGCTTTTTAAGTGCTACCGCTGCCTGCTCCATTTCTTTACTGGTTCTTAGTAAAATGGCGGTCCCTCTTGCATGCAATTTGCCCTCTGCTAATAAAAGAGAAAATGTTTCTACTATCTTTTCTATCTCTTGCTCTACATCATATTCTCCTGCTTTCTGTCTACTAACTCTAAGCTGGACATAACCTTGATTCTCTTGCTTATAACAAGCTACTTTCTCGTATTGCCAAGAAGCATTTCTCTCGCCCAAGGTGTTGTTTGCGATACTCAGAAAAATCTCATTTACAAGTAACATTACTGATTGTGAACTACGATAGGATGTTTTAAGCACTTCTGCTTCTTGAACTGTGAGTATTTGCTCTAAATTATTTAATAAATCCTTTTCCCCACCGCGCCAACCATAAATTGCTTGCTTATCATCACCGACGCAAATGACACCTCCGGATAATTCAGAACCCGAAGAAAGCTCTTTTATGAGCGGAAATAAAATATTCCATTGAATAACACTGGTGTCTTGAAATTCATCAATAAGTAAATATTTAACCCTAGAGGATAATGCTTCATAAAAAACATTCAACACCTCTCCCCGTTCTAAGTCTATCAAAGACATCTCGTCAGCATAAAGGTATTTGTAAGTATAATAAGCAATGTCCTGATAAGTAAAAGTTCTTTTTCTAAATTTAATTTCATCATACGTGCCAAGGATTACTGTTAATAATTCCTGCAAGTCCAGCATTAATGGAACTATTTGGATCTGAAAAATAAAACTGGCTAAGGTTTCCTTAAATTGCTCATACATCTGGGTCAGCTCTTCATTTATTTCCTTCAGTTTCACTTTGCTCCAAAAATTGGAAAGTCCAAGCATTGCTTTATACTCAAATCTAATATTATTTAAAAAATCTTTTTCACTAATAGACTGCTCGTATGATTGGAAATAATTCTTATTAACAAATTCAAAATATGAACCTTTGGTTTGAATAATTAAATCAACCATCTTATCTAAACAACTCTTTAACTCTGTGATTGTTATTTTTTTCTCTTGTTCTTCTTGATGAATCTTTTCCAAAATAAACCTCTGGTTTGCAACAAATTTAATAAACTGCTTATAGCGAGAAAGGTTCTTAAGTTTTTTATTCAGCTTTATCAAAACATTCAAGCTCTGTTTTTTCTGTTTATCTCTAAGAATGTTCACTAAAACTTCGTCAATAATTTCTTCATTTAACGAAGCATCAATTAATACAAAATCTTCTATTTGTAAGTAAGGCGCTATGAGCCCAGAGAACACAGAGTTAATAAACGCATCTATTGTCATGACTTGAAAGTCTTGTTTGTTTGTTAATAACTTTGCTCTTATTTTTTCAACTGCGAATAAGTCCACATTGCATCCCTTTTCTTGCAATGCTTTCAGAATGGAGCAGTCTTCACTTTCTCCTTTAAAATAAGCAAGAAGCTGAGACAAATGCGCGATCACTCTATCTCTAATTTCTGCTGCAGCCTTACGAGTAAAAGTTATTGAAAAAACTTCACCAACCTCAACACCTGAAAAAAGAAGCACCAAGATTTCAAGAGAAAGGCGATAGGTCTTGCCTGTTCCTGCGCTTGCCTTAATTACCTTGGATCTATCCATTTTTTCTACAAATTCCTTCATGTTCACAATACTTACAAGCCTTGGTTGTAACAGCAAAATCATACTCTTGTTTGTTAGCTAAATCAGCCCAAACCAAAGCAATTTTACTTTTTATATCAACAAACTTAGCTTGCTTTTCCTGCATATCAAAAACTTGATAAAAATATAAATGTGGTTTTAATTCTTCACCACCGACTCTTCCTTCGTAATAATATTCACTATAAAAGCTTAGTTGCTGGTCATTCATTGTTGAACCAGTTTTAAAATCAAAGATATATATCCTTCCATCCAGAAGCTCTACCCTTAAATCTGCCCGCCCTGTTATCTTGATAGGGATTTCTTTCCCATCAATCTTAATAACATCCACCTGCAAATACTTGCCTTCTTTAGCCTCTTCTTCCACGTCAAAACGACTAATGTCTTTTAATCCAAACTTTTTACCACAAATATCCATAAAGAATTTCTTAATTGACTCCATCAATACTGGTACAACAACCTGCTGAGCATATGACTGATGATATATTTTAGGGAAATTATCAATATTCTTCGTCAGAATTGAATTAATTATTTTCTGGGTGTTTATTTTTTCCAGGGCCTTGGAAAAAAGGATGTCTTGGCCAATAAACTGCTTTGTTTCTACACAAACCGCAGCAAAAATATCATGAACAAAATTTCCTAAAATATTATCTTTTATGTCTATACTTTCTTCTATTTTCTGTCTATTTAACTTTACTATTTTCTCTAAATAAAACTTCAACGGACAGGCAAGTAAATTGTCAAAAGATGTTGAGCTTAGACCAATAGCCTCTCCAAAATCATCTACCGAAAGACCAACTAATTCTTCAGATTTTTCTGTCTTGGGTAATATCCTGTTGCTAACCATATTACACAAATAATGGCCATAATAACTATCGCCTCCGACAAGATTTTGGGAGACTTTCTCTGTAGGTAAACCCAAAACTAACTCTTCCACAAAAGAACTAGTTTGCTTGCCTTCACTAGCGCTTTCAACGCTATACACAGTAACCTGCTTGTTCCTTAAACACATCTGCAAGAAGCTTTCTTTCTGCAATCTGTTACTATCTTCCTTTGTTCTGGCTCCTAGCACTTTTAATTGTTTTTCAGTAAGAATGTATGTTTTTTGATGTTGAATAGATAAAACATTTTCATTAGCGTTTAAGAGCACCAGCTTTTTGTTTTCTAAAAACCAAACTTTATTCCAATCAACAACGCGAAGTTTTTTCTCTTGCGACTTCTGCGTCAAGTAATCTAACTTAAGATGCTCGCATCTTTTTAACAAAAGCTTTAACCAACCAACTCCCTGCAAAGATTTACCTACATTAACTTCCGAGTTAAATGCTTGCTGAAGACTAAATAACAAACCAAAGAGCTTATCTAAAACTGTGTCGAAAGAATCTTCCAACAATCTGCCCAAATCTAATCCTTGAATGAATTCCACCAAATTATCTACTACATTTAGTCCGTTAAGTTTTAAAATATCTGCTTCAACCTTTTTAAGAGAGAAATCCGACAAGGAAAAATATATTGTTTTGTTATCTAACCTCTTACGTAGATTATTTATATCCTCTTGGCTTATCTGATAATACTTACAAAAATCATCATTGCTACATGCTTCCTCAAGTCGAAAGCCGTCTATTTTGTTGCCATCCCAACTATTTGCCAATAATTCTAAATTCTTTAAGACCGAAAAAACTCGTGACGAAGTAAAATAGACAGAATACTTCAACTCAAAAACTTCTAAATCCAGCAATTCCGCATAACTCATGGAATTATTTGCTAGGTCAATCACTACGTCATAGGAATCTCTGTCAGAATTACTAGCACAATGCACTAATTGCCCGAAACTATCAGAACACCTATTCAGGGAAAATGTCTGCAAATTATTCTTCTGAAAAGACAAAACTTCACTTGAAGCTAGCTCAATTACTGGCTTCTCAGCACGTATTTTTTCAATAATTAACTTCTCACGTTTGCTAAAGATATCAATACCAATAAAAACAACCTGGTCATATCCAACTAAAAAACTGGTATCTATTGTTGATGCCTCAAAAAATATTTCATCTATATATCCATGTTTACTTATCAAGGATAAATATTGTTCTTTAGCTAAAACAAGTTGGTGATAACTAGCAATCTGCCAATTCATTTGATTTTCACTATCTGCAGTAGACTCAAAAAAACTATCTGACAAATCCCAAGTATTCGCTTCTTGTAGAGTTTCAAAAAAAGCAAAAAATTTAGCAGAAAAAACTCCAACATCTAAATATTCATGTAAATTAAAAAACTTTTTGCTATCGACAGACAAAGCATTGTCTAGAGCAACTATCCTTTTCTCTCCCTTAATAACAGGTTTGCCTTGTAAATACAAAAGCCCTTTTAACTCTTCTAGTGTCAGATATTTAATTTCATGGAAACTATATTTGTCTTGTAAATTTCGAATAAAACTTTTTTTAACCTGCTCATCCTGAAAAACTAAAATGTTTGACTTAGTAAGATAAGGCTCTAGCAAGTTTATTGTATTCATTGTTTATTCTTTACTTGGTCTAATATCCAAAATTCTTAACTGTGGTTCTGTCTTGCCGTAAAAATCATTAATCGCTAAATTATAAACAACGTCAAACTTAGTGTCGTTGTCTAAAATTTGTTTATATTCCTTCATATTAAACCCTATGGCAGACAGCTCGTGCGTTTGATAATCATCCATAGAAACATAATCTACCTTTTCAAACAATACTCTGAGATGTGCCTTATCCTTACCAACACATTCATAATCAACAGGCGTTAAGCCTTTGGTTATAAATATTGGTTCCCTGTTGGCTTCTCCATATGGCTCTAATACTTTTAAGGCTTCTATTGTTTCAATGTTTATTTGGCTAACAAGCAGTTCCCTATCAATTAAAATCTCTGACTTCAAATCTTGGTCTGAGAGCTGTGACTCTATTATGTCAATATATTTCACTTTAAAGTCTG
Coding sequences within:
- a CDS encoding flagellar cap protein FliD N-terminal domain-containing protein, coding for MANISGMSSGLDTESIINSLMAIKRQQVTNLTQKRDKAQAKESTWGSISADLVSLQVSNYTLSRTATFGAKSAVSSNEGILSISASVSANAGSYSFYVNQQIGRAS
- a CDS encoding UvrD-helicase domain-containing protein, giving the protein MDRSKVIKASAGTGKTYRLSLEILVLLFSGVEVGEVFSITFTRKAAAEIRDRVIAHLSQLLAYFKGESEDCSILKALQEKGCNVDLFAVEKIRAKLLTNKQDFQVMTIDAFINSVFSGLIAPYLQIEDFVLIDASLNEEIIDEVLVNILRDKQKKQSLNVLIKLNKKLKNLSRYKQFIKFVANQRFILEKIHQEEQEKKITITELKSCLDKMVDLIIQTKGSYFEFVNKNYFQSYEQSISEKDFLNNIRFEYKAMLGLSNFWSKVKLKEINEELTQMYEQFKETLASFIFQIQIVPLMLDLQELLTVILGTYDEIKFRKRTFTYQDIAYYTYKYLYADEMSLIDLERGEVLNVFYEALSSRVKYLLIDEFQDTSVIQWNILFPLIKELSSGSELSGGVICVGDDKQAIYGWRGGEKDLLNNLEQILTVQEAEVLKTSYRSSQSVMLLVNEIFLSIANNTLGERNASWQYEKVACYKQENQGYVQLRVSRQKAGEYDVEQEIEKIVETFSLLLAEGKLHARGTAILLRTSKEMEQAAVALKKRGIPFVLDSSSSILDHKAVKPVLYLLKYLVTGQVSFLFDFIRSDYLGYSLKAIAPLLKANSEAEDVTKLTPFLEIVSFLKDLPKKDPLEQIIIRIFSYFQAGKVFSQLHDQKNIRKFLETVRDFQLNQSNKQSIADLLRYFEQRRKTESFRQVGLESSDSVQIMTIHKSKGMEFDNVFYLLNLAAKEPPQDDYLLYAGFNQNFNSVIDGVVIAPEDKIVIENHASKKYLFERQNRKTFLEELNTIYVALTRAKQNLFFSCMVGKKYEEIAKQKELSGSKKDVQYFLIKEAFHQFCSSQGRNLQSLSSLEDEPLVIGELTNCCLEKSTVSSQEETTIFSPSREGVRGSVPGISLIKKFDSSDHEFDKRIVFAKATYIMKQFEGSMVHEYLSNIKYNEQLEHELACKVLYQKYGDYFSSQDMDKICKKCRAFVNNHLDVFSSKYRVFTEYVVFDGTKEYRVDRLMIDDDAKKVFIVDYKTGEEKEQQQLDTYQRIVSDILGNGYKIETRFVEF
- a CDS encoding flagellin, with translation MRINNNIAALNAWRNLGISSSGMGSSLEKLSSGYRINRGADDPAGLVISNKLRAQIGGLTQAISNASDAVSMVQTAEGALTEMNTMLNSIRGLAVHAANTAANDASSIAADQTAVDKAVESIQRIATTTKFAGKFLLNGSAGGAQATDKVGTLATGNDGITLTANDLDTKAAVALLGATEKGDVSVVVTSAATAGVASATASAATVSIEGAVAFTVANLAGVSATVNIASSTSITMASIAATINSSTGTTGITASLVGSGGVLKLTTAVGASFGFTITTAGSGAAGFISAVGLGTASATTAALVGSNIVGQLKYNANVVSLVGGATNASGGATFTSVQTGWTGLSLKLDATRAANVTASEQGVFTLDAKAKDLKFSLTPDATTADIIKYGIANMQTTKLGLNAVAGETYSGLNAIISNATYNLSDNAEAAVAIIDSAITDVSSERSQLGSFQKFTLETTINNLGVTKENLTASESRIRDVDMAAEMMNFMKNQILVQAGTAMLAQANQVPTSVLQLLG
- a CDS encoding PD-(D/E)XK nuclease family protein, which codes for MNTINLLEPYLTKSNILVFQDEQVKKSFIRNLQDKYSFHEIKYLTLEELKGLLYLQGKPVIKGEKRIVALDNALSVDSKKFFNLHEYLDVGVFSAKFFAFFETLQEANTWDLSDSFFESTADSENQMNWQIASYHQLVLAKEQYLSLISKHGYIDEIFFEASTIDTSFLVGYDQVVFIGIDIFSKREKLIIEKIRAEKPVIELASSEVLSFQKNNLQTFSLNRCSDSFGQLVHCASNSDRDSYDVVIDLANNSMSYAELLDLEVFELKYSVYFTSSRVFSVLKNLELLANSWDGNKIDGFRLEEACSNDDFCKYYQISQEDINNLRKRLDNKTIYFSLSDFSLKKVEADILKLNGLNVVDNLVEFIQGLDLGRLLEDSFDTVLDKLFGLLFSLQQAFNSEVNVGKSLQGVGWLKLLLKRCEHLKLDYLTQKSQEKKLRVVDWNKVWFLENKKLVLLNANENVLSIQHQKTYILTEKQLKVLGARTKEDSNRLQKESFLQMCLRNKQVTVYSVESASEGKQTSSFVEELVLGLPTEKVSQNLVGGDSYYGHYLCNMVSNRILPKTEKSEELVGLSVDDFGEAIGLSSTSFDNLLACPLKFYLEKIVKLNRQKIEESIDIKDNILGNFVHDIFAAVCVETKQFIGQDILFSKALEKINTQKIINSILTKNIDNFPKIYHQSYAQQVVVPVLMESIKKFFMDICGKKFGLKDISRFDVEEEAKEGKYLQVDVIKIDGKEIPIKITGRADLRVELLDGRIYIFDFKTGSTMNDQQLSFYSEYYYEGRVGGEELKPHLYFYQVFDMQEKQAKFVDIKSKIALVWADLANKQEYDFAVTTKACKYCEHEGICRKNG
- a CDS encoding flagellar protein FlaG, producing the protein MNVNMDVNNLPLTSNQATVMPPKPAKSASPVVLSIPASFGETKSQNVDIAKGVDPIDIDNQIKASQEQIDKAMQQIKEKTKDMSFSVNMRYDERINRTIAKIVDKITGNVIKEIPPEDLVKVAVMIKDMAEGIIIDNQA